In one Haloplanus salinus genomic region, the following are encoded:
- a CDS encoding cupin domain-containing protein: MRPVPFDTAETYEPDEGWRRVSLADSDRFSFEWFEKPPGHSSPMHDHENEQVCLVLEGEMTVYTEDDEVTLGRYDSVHLDAWESHRVENTGDERAVGLDAFAPGRSFEFWTDRE, encoded by the coding sequence ATGCGACCCGTTCCCTTCGATACGGCCGAGACGTACGAACCCGACGAGGGCTGGCGCCGGGTCTCGCTGGCCGACAGCGACCGCTTCAGCTTCGAGTGGTTCGAGAAACCGCCGGGCCACTCCTCGCCGATGCACGACCACGAGAACGAACAGGTCTGTCTCGTCCTAGAGGGCGAGATGACCGTCTACACCGAGGACGACGAGGTGACTCTCGGCCGCTACGACTCCGTCCACCTCGATGCGTGGGAGTCCCACCGCGTCGAGAACACGGGCGACGAACGCGCCGTCGGCCTCGACGCGTTCGCGCCGGGGCGCTCCTTCGAGTTCTGGACTGACCGGGAGTAG
- a CDS encoding thiamine-phosphate synthase family protein gives MTVQLPSEIVVERFLPTIRAMLAAELSERGFAQRDIASRLGVSQAAVSQYLAGERRGEDRFLDHPRTQATVERIAEGFDAGTMDDYEALAELLELVRAFEDRGPICAIHEEEMPALAGLGCDLCVRGRDTAVQTEREVLSNVRRAVRRFSNATGVLEHVPNVGTNVAMALPDADDETDVAAVPGRIHAMRGRVNVPANPEFGASHHVATTVLAAASADPTVRGAVNLATSDELLAAVPDELDAVAFDAGYEDRRRRLDTLFADGVPGVLYHEGAFGVEPITYVLGTGAVDAVERAVRLVGRTGGDGPAPSER, from the coding sequence GTGACGGTGCAGTTACCGAGCGAAATCGTCGTGGAGCGCTTCCTGCCGACGATCCGGGCGATGCTCGCGGCCGAGCTATCGGAACGCGGGTTCGCACAGCGGGATATCGCCAGCCGCCTCGGCGTCTCACAGGCGGCGGTGAGTCAGTACCTCGCGGGCGAGCGCCGGGGTGAGGATCGGTTCCTCGACCACCCACGGACGCAGGCGACGGTCGAGCGCATCGCCGAAGGGTTCGACGCGGGCACGATGGACGACTACGAGGCGCTGGCCGAACTGCTGGAACTCGTCCGCGCGTTCGAGGACCGGGGGCCAATCTGTGCGATCCACGAGGAGGAGATGCCGGCGCTCGCGGGACTGGGATGTGATCTCTGCGTGCGCGGGCGCGACACCGCGGTGCAGACCGAACGCGAGGTGCTCTCGAACGTCCGCCGGGCCGTCCGGCGGTTCTCGAACGCGACGGGTGTGCTCGAACACGTCCCGAACGTCGGGACGAACGTGGCGATGGCGCTACCCGACGCCGACGACGAGACGGACGTAGCCGCCGTCCCGGGGCGCATCCACGCGATGCGGGGGCGGGTCAACGTGCCCGCGAACCCCGAGTTCGGGGCGTCACACCACGTGGCCACGACGGTGCTGGCCGCGGCGAGTGCCGATCCGACCGTTCGGGGGGCGGTCAACCTCGCGACCAGCGACGAGCTGCTCGCGGCCGTCCCGGACGAACTGGACGCCGTCGCGTTCGACGCCGGGTACGAGGACCGGCGCCGTCGCCTCGACACCCTGTTTGCCGACGGCGTCCCCGGCGTCCTCTACCACGAGGGGGCGTTCGGCGTCGAGCCGATCACCTAC